The Helianthus annuus cultivar XRQ/B chromosome 11, HanXRQr2.0-SUNRISE, whole genome shotgun sequence region tatccattATGTTGTCAAttaccggcccaaggcccatcagcccatatcctcttacacctctccggctataaatagagacctcactccacaggttaaacattctattccctctactctcactcttaatacttgattatcctcccaaagcagtcgcttattctaaCGCCGGAGCCCGGTacagggaaacccccacattcccctcttgacgagtaacggtgttctgttttgcaggattaaacATCAAGGTCGGAGCTCAGATAAATCTTtggaagattaaccactatggtagaaacataaaccaaactgattagtcacctaattagttccgtgtttcttcagtATGCAAACTATGTATGGGTTTATATGACAAACTGAGCTTGCTCGTTTAACTTTGAACGAGCACTCTTGATACACAAATATCTTCAAAAAACGTTCCCACCTGATTGGAACTCGCAAAACACTCTCGATGAAATATCGGGGGTTGATCGTGGACTTAATGATGATGACTTGTTGTATGAAAGTGATTCTGATGGTGATATTGACGAGGATTGATATATGCTTTTGGTACTTGATGTATATTTGGTAAATGTTACAATGACATAATGATGTAgtgacttgtacattgtgcaatGAAAGTTGTACATTTTTTGATTTGTGAATCTAGGTTTGAGTGTTGAGATTTGGTAATGGTGCAGTCTGCTTTATCTAAAGTCTTCTGCTTTAAATGTGTACATATATCTTAGTTAGTTATACCTTGTATATTTGGAtctttattataattattataagGGGAagaggggtggtcactagtgatggatttctATCATTTTcactatccaatcaaatcatgctatgtcatcacccaatattctatcactagtgatagaaatgtaggggaggtggtatcactagtgatgggattccaatgtacaagtattaatgcacaatgtacaagataCACATTCATCACCATTGATCTTCAACGCGTTATATATATAACGAGTTATACTCCATAACTCGTTATGGAAGTGGAGGTGGCGGTGTTCCACGAGTGATAGAATCCTATCACGGTAAATAACGTCCCCACCCCGTGTGTCCTGACAAAGAAGAAGCATCTTAATAGTTTATTTATTCATTTTTCTAGTGATTCATTTTGCCAATGTGACCTACATCTTCAACAATACTTTGTACGACTCTTTAAACATATGATATTATTAGCTTAGCTCCCTCGTCAAATGATGATGATAAACGAATtcatcaaatgaagatgattGCATTTTTTCAATAAAAGAGGAATTTTCTAGTGACAGAAGTTGGTGTTGTTTGTATGAATAGAAGTTGGTTTATATAATAAAGTATTTCaaggattatttatttatttatttatttatttatttttataaaactagcCGTTAGGAACGGCTcttttttgaaaacaaaaaaaatcggTCAAATGCTTGATCAAAGTCCCCACGCCCGTGGAGAATCCCACAATGAGAAGGGGCAATACCCAAGGGAAATGGAGGTGGGGTGGTGTGGGTGGCATGAAGGGGCTTTGCCCTCCCCTCTTCACGCCTCATGCCACAAAGTCTTAGACGTGAGAACTTGACTCCTTGGCGATACGAAGTCAATATTGATGGAAAGGTTTTCCAAACATTAGATATCAATTATAATAATTGTATTTAACTAGATTGATAAATGTCGCGCGAGGGATCAAAAGCATGAGGTAAAATAGGCAGAATTTTATCATCACCAGATCTCATTTTATATGAAAATTAGGAAAAAGTGAGTAACGAGTTGGAAGATTAAGGATATGTTTGCTATGATGTAATAGAATGAATGAGAGAATGAAATGAACAAAGAAATGGAATGGAGAAGAGAATGAAATGGATCACTTCGTTCTATTGTGATGTTTTGGTTACTCATGTGTGAATAGAATAAAACATTACTTTGTAAAGTTTGATAGGCAAAAACATTACTTTGTAAAGTAACGAGATATAATTTATTAAAAACGACAACAATTTAATtacctcaataataataataatatactaatgataaaaaaattaataataaaatattgatGTAATATAATGTAGAGTAAATTCCCAAAATCGTACCTGAGGTTTGGAcatgtttgccattttcatcttttttgtaccatatagttaggggtgtaaacgagccgagccgagtccGAGCTCGactgggctcgagctcggctcggcatgtttttatgaagctcgagctcgagctcggctcggttcgagcttACTtgtttgagctcgagctcggctcgcgagtaaaacccaaagctcgagctcggctcgactcggctcgagctattttgagaacaacggCTTAAGCTCGTTTCAatatcgcttaaacgagccaaagctcggttCGAGCTCGGCTCGCCAATGTTAGCATCATTTTTAttgtattatatataataaaaataaaattttgtttgggctcgtttaggctcgcgagcctaaacgagctttgtatttcaggctcgagctcgggctcgataacaaaacgagctctatttcaggctcgagctcgggctcgagctcgttaaagctcggctcgttcgagcttttagccgagccgataacgagtagctctcgagcctctgggcttgtttacacccctacatATAGTCATTCACTTTTtggattttttgccattttcatccaaacatctgactttttttgccaaaatcgtccttgagatttgaaaaattttgccattttcatctaaatgtttgatagaaaaaataaagcaaattagatatttggatgaaaatggcaaaaactCCTAAAAGTGAAGAACTAtattgtacaaaaaagttgttttgtatgaaaatgacaaacatgcccaaacctcagggacgattttgacaatttactctaaaaaagtggagtaaattgtcatttttgtCCCTAAGGTTTAACCAAAATTATTACTttaatccaaatagtttttttttttgccattttcgtccaaatagttttgttttctgccattttagtccatgacTTTTGTCATTTATTGCCATTTtcatcgaccaccaccaccacccaccccatCACAACATTCTATCATCGCCACCACCTAGTGCACCGTCACCACCCatcccaccaccatcaccacccaccatttccaccaccaccggccactttTCCGCCACTCACGTCATCAACCAACACCACTGCCGTCATCGTAAAACATACAACCACCGTCATCATCTTCACTGTAAACCGGCACAACACCATCCCCATACAATCACACCtgcaaaaaaagaaagaaaaatgtggtttgaccaaaattcagcTAAGTTAACAAAATATTTTGAATGGTTATGATGAACAGATTTATGGTTCACAAAACTAGATACATCTTCAAGCCGGTTTCTATTGGCCCTTGTCCCGACTAAATGCAGCAtattgttgtcattttcatctctCAAAGGTGTAATCAAATCCTTCATTGAGCCTATCTCATACAATAAGTTGTAAATCCCCTCATGGCGATGTTTGACAGCAATGTGAAATATGCTTTGGTTATTATCATTGACCTTCCATATCAGATCAGGGTATAGTCGGATAAGCTCAACTATAAATACTGTATTGCCCATTTCTGCAGCAACAAATAGTATACGCGAAGAATATGTTTTTCGTGCATTCCCCATCGTTGGTGCTCTTGTCGTTTTCGCAGAAGTCCCAGCAGTTAACTTTTGGATTTCAACTGGCATTTTGGCAATGTTTTCAGAAATATGCTTTGGTTATTATCATTGACCTTCCATGGAAGAAAGGAAGCCCAAAGCTAGGGCTTTGGCAGCTTTACCCTTGAGCCGGCCCTACTAACACCCAAGCCTAATGTTCTGAAACATGGTTCAAAAATATAGATTCAACACTAAAGAGGAAGAGGAAAAGTACCTGGAGGTCCGGCAGTGCTGAGAAGGTGGTACGGCGGCGCTAGGGAGGTGGTCCGTCGAGATGGTGCGGCGTCAATCTAGGGTTTGGGGGAGCGGTACTGGTGTGATTTGGGAGGGAATGGGTGAATCTCCAGCCCGCCAATGGTTTTGATAAGCGACATGCTCTAATAAAACACCAGCCCTTAGATTGCCTTATGATCAAACGGTTAGGGATTGATTAAAAGGAGAGGACACGGATAGGAGTTTTAGCGGCGACTTTTTGGAAGTCGTCGCTAAAGAGGTCGCCGCTATTGCTAGTTTTTCTTGTAGCCGCCTATCATCTTTCTTAACTGCATCAGGCGGCCCTCGGATTATGTCATCAATTTCTTTCTTAGGCTTGCTTGCAATATTTTTCCAAATTATTCTTAGTAATTGCATTGCTTCATTAGCCTTTTTCGACGATCCCGAGTTTGAACCCCGTTCAAAAGCTGCAAAAGCGAaaaataatagaaaaaaaaagCGAAAGTTATCAAATACATAATACGGTTATATATAAAGGAATACTGTCATGACTAGTAAAGTTCTAGCATATAACATGGATATTATTTTGAATACATTTGATGCTTACCCCAACTGATAAATTTTTGGAACATATTTGATGTTGTTCCATAAAACACATCCGGCTTTTTAGCCAAGTAGACTCCCGTTACTAGCAAGTTCTTGGCGGTCTTCCACTATTTTTAGAGCAATATCTGAAAAAATTCGCATTTTTTGAGGCAAATGCTTTTGCAAAATAATAAAGAAAGATAAAATATAAGTATCTTATTTACTACAACATGGTAGAATGCTTACGGAACAGTTCGGCTCCAACGCTAGTCTGAAGTAGCCAACCACGGTTCTGCGGATTCCAGCCATCATCACGCAACCCCTTGGATTCATTATAAAGATATTCCACCGTGGCATGTTGTCCAAATAAGGCAGCCATATAGAGTGGCATCATTTGTTGACTACCAGGAATTGTGAGCAACGCGCGGTTCTTTTCCACCAAAATTTTAACCATTTCAACGTTTCCAGCCGCAGCTGCTAAACACAGGGCAGTGTTGGAACTGTTATTTTGTAGTTCCAAGTCTTCTTTTGTCATCAACCCCACCAATTTTTTCACAAAGTCTTGCATCGGTTTAGTTTTCTTAGCCGATGCGGCAATATGAAGTGCTGTTCCGCTGTTTTCAGTGATGCTATACCGTACCAAGTCTGGTTTTTCACTGATAATGGCTTTAGCAGCTTTCCAGTCGCCTTTAATTGATGCTTCATAAAGGGGGACACCAAGTTTGATGTACTCCTCTCTACTGCCTTTAAAGTAATTCCAACGACAAGTTAGTATGAATATTTGCTCAAGATAATTCAGTTAAATTTGTCTCTTCTAAACATCGAAACTGATAAATTTATCATCTAGTACTCTTAAATTCACATTCAACACTAATCTACTAGTTATGTTTACTAATTAAAGTAGAGTTGATGATGCTGATTTTATCCCAAAATTGAGTGTTCAATATGAGGCACAAACTCAGAAAATAGTGTTTTGTGAACCATAAATCTGTTCATCATAACCTTTATATGAAAACGAATTAAAAACTTGTGGCAATCACCCACATGTTGCGGCGGCCGCTTTTTATGTGGAATCGTAGATGAAAAAACACGTCACGCATGCATTTGCACATCGAAATGTACAAGAAAACACGTTGTAAAGGTATATTAAGAAAATCGAAATGTACAAGAAAACACGTTGTAAAGGTATATTAAGAAAATCGAAATGTACAAGAAAACACATtaataagaaataataaaaattaaCAAACAATTGAACAATTTAATGATAAAAAATTGAAGATAAACGATAATTTTTTATAATCTAAACAATTAAAGTTAagtgaaacaaaaaaaaaaaaaatcaaataccaTCTTTTGGATGAAactaattcaaaaaaaaaaaaaaaaaaaaaaaaaaaaaatctacggGGCCCAATATAAGCAAAACCTACCTAGCATATACACGGACGAAAACAAAAGGCATTGCCGCCCCTATCATAGAGTTATGGGGAAAGCATGCAAGAAGCAGTCGTCCTTGTTCGTAAAGCTTCTCCGCCGCCGTGTACACGAAACATATGGAAGCTTCTCCAATCCATCCATCAACGAACTGG contains the following coding sequences:
- the LOC110887525 gene encoding uncharacterized protein LOC110887525, which codes for MIGAAMPFVFVRFHPKDGSREEYIKLGVPLYEASIKGDWKAAKAIISEKPDLVRYSITENSGTALHIAASAKKTKPMQDFVKKLVGLMTKEDLELQNNSSNTALCLAAAAGNVEMVKILVEKNRALLTIPGSQQMMPLYMAALFGQHATVEYLYNESKGLRDDGWNPQNRGWLLQTSVGAELFRKHSTML